A genome region from Triticum aestivum cultivar Chinese Spring chromosome 2B, IWGSC CS RefSeq v2.1, whole genome shotgun sequence includes the following:
- the LOC123040545 gene encoding uncharacterized protein, with protein sequence MAVSSPAPEPRRAGGSSSSKWRRGNRKVINGYIGEARAALAAAAARDDDGGDDSAAAAALGLVGAVLEMSPRMEAALELRARALLALRPYHDVAEMLRDYIPSCARSCAGDDTATSSSSASCSSGSGDLACA encoded by the exons ATGGCGGTGTCGTCTCCCGCTCCGGAGCCGAGGAGGGCcggcggtagcagcagcagcaaatgGCGCCGCGGCAACAGAAAG GTGATCAACGGGTACATCGGCGAGGCGCGGGCGGCtctggcggccgcggcggcgcgggacgacgacggcggggatgaCTCTGCCGCGGCGGCCGCGCTCGGGCTGGTCGGCGCGGTGCTGGAGATGTCGCCGCGCATGGAGGCCGCGCTGGAGCTCCGAGCGCGCGCGCTGCTCGCGCTCCGCCCCTACCACGACGTCGCGGAGATGCTCCGCGACtacatccccagctgcgccaggtCCTGCGCCGGGGACGACActgccacctcctcctcgtcggcgtcctgctcctccggctccggcgacctCGCCTGCGCATag